The Ipomoea triloba cultivar NCNSP0323 chromosome 13, ASM357664v1 genomic interval ATATATTGAGGCAGCAGGCTTGTTAGTTTCAATGCTTATTCTGAGAGAGCATGTGATTGTAGCAGCTAAAGAGTCTTACATGAATTGAGGTAGCGTGGTGGTGGATAAGAGGGGATGAGTTTAGGGTGATCTCTGCCTCCATTTCCCTTCCAATTGGTAAGTACGGGGGCGGGGGGCGGGGGCTNNNNNNNNNNNNNNNNNNNNNNNNNNNNNNNNNNNNNNNNNNNNNNNNNNNNNNNNNNNNNNNNNNNNNNNNNNNNNNNNNNNNNNNNNNNNNNNNNNNNNNNNNNNNNNNNNNNNNNNNNNNNNNNNNNNNNNNNNNNNNNNNNNNNNNNNNNNNNNNNNNNNNNNNNNNNNNNNNNNNNNNNNNNNNNNNNNNNNNNNNNNNNNNNNNNNNNNNNNNNNNNNNNNNNNNNNNNNNNNNNNNNNNNNNNNNNNNNNNNNNNNNNNNNNNNNNNNNNNNNNNNNNNNNNNNNNNNNNNNNNNNNNNNNNNNNNNNNNNNNNNNNNNNNNNNNNNNNNNNNNNNNNNNNNNNNNNNNNNNNNNNNNNNNNNNNNNNNNNNNNNNNNNNNNNNNNNNNNNNNNNNNNNNNNNNNNNNNNNNNNNNNNNNNNNNNNNNNNNNNNNNNNNNNNNNNNNNNNNNNNNNNNNNNNNNNNNNNNNNNNNNNNNNNNNNNNNNNNNNNNNNNNNNNNNNNNNNNNNNNNNNNNNNNNNNNNNNNNNNNNNNNNNNNNNNNNNNNNNNNNNNNNNNNNNNNNNNNNNNNNNNNNNNNNNNNNNNNNNNNNNNNNNNNNNNNNNNNNNNNNNNNNNNNNNNNNNNNNNNNNNNNNNNNNNNNNNNNNNNNNNNNNNNNNNNNNNNNNNNNNNNNNNNNNNNNNNNNNNNNNNNNNNNNNNNNNNNNNNNNNNNNNNNNNNNNNNNNNNNNNNNNNNNNNNNNNNNNNNNNNNNNNNNNNNNNNNNNNNNNNNNNNNNNNNNNNNNNNNNNNNNNNNNNNNNNNNNNNNNNNNNNNNNNNNNNNNNNNNNNNNNNNNNNNNNNNNNNNNNNNNNNNNNNNNNgggggggggggggggggggggggggggggggggggggggggggggggggggggggggggggggggggggggcagaGGCAGGAGTGAAATGCTGTGCCTTAATTATCGTTTTGGTGATGCATTAAAAATCTCATCAAATGAAAGTCATGTACTTAAGATTGCCACTGACAGTACATTTGTGCCTAGACATAAGTTGCAGACATACACCAAGTGGAAGACATGTAATAGACTAATAGGTATGGATAGCATATTTGAGggacaaaccacaaaccaaaaAGATCAAGGGCTTCAGAAGAATTCAGTCAACAAATGATCAAGTTTTAAAGATGATCAATTTCCTTCATAGTTCAGTACTTCAGTATCATGTAAAATTTATAATCAACACCGTCATCACTAAACACAGCagtcatattaaaaaaaaaaaacctattttATGGAGAAAAGAAAGTGATGGACAGAGCAATTAAGCAAGGAAAAGCCTGCGCTAACAACTAACCTTCATGCCACTGCAAAATTTTGTAGTCTGTCGCAATGAGGAGTTGGGTAGTTCCGATTCCACTGCCGCCTTTGGAGTTCTATATGACAGTAACGACCAAGCACATTCTTGTAATCCCTAATAACATGTTCTTCAATTTTATCTCGACCAGGACTACCAAGAGGGTAATCCTGATCAAATTCAGCTGATTTAACAAAGTACTCTACTCCATGTTTCTCTGTCATCTTCTTAAACTGATAGGAGTAACCCTTCTGCAAAGAATACTCAGGCTCTGAAAACGGGAGATAAGCAAGCAAGACGATCAGCAAAAATGGCAACATTTGAAGAATGAGTATAAAGCTAGGTCCAGATGCACCCAAATCTTCTCTTTGGTGGGCACCAGCCCCACCATGAGCTCTAGCCCGATAAGCTTGAGTTGTCCTAAACATGTCTGTCTGACCAAAGAAAGCCCTAAAGATCTCATCAGGATCGAACTCCTCATCGAAAAAGTCATTCCCAGTTCTTCTCCTCCTGCGCCTAACATTATGCTGTTCATTATACTCAAATTGATCAACTAAACCAGTAAGATCATACTGCTTCCTCGACTCATCATCACTCAAACACTTAAATGCCTTGGAAACTTTCTTAAATGCCTCCTCAGAGCCTGGGGCCTTATTCTTGTCAGGATGAACTTTCAATGATAACTTCCTGTAAGCTTTTCTAATCTCCTCAACCGAACAACTCTTCTCCACACCAAGGACTGCATAATAGTCCTTTTTACTCTTAATATGCCTAATCAATTGCACATTTTCGTCCGTGTAATTCCTACTGCCATTTGAAGCCTCATCCAGCTTATCTTTATCCCTCTTATCCTCCACATCACGAACATCTTTCTCATTCCTGGAAGGACCTGGACCCGAGgaatcaatattttcacaagcaGCCAGAAGATCATCCACTGACAAATTCTGGTTCAGACGACGcgcaattttaataaacttcaAAGCTTTTTCCTTCTTCCCAGATGCAATTGCTTCTTTAGCAATATCAACGCACCTTAAAGCCTCGTCCTTGTTACTCTCCATCCTAGCAAATTCACACCGACTCTTAAACAAATTCAACTACGAACCCTAACTTCCATTTACAAAACTTAAACCCTTCAATCCCTCAAACGATGCCAGCCAACGAAAACCACATCACCCAACGATCCAGGGTTCTTTGTTCGATTAATCTAAACAACAACAGAAATGAAAGCAATTAAACTTACAACAATACATAGAATCTCTAAACAGTCGGAGTGTCTAAAATCTTCTAAATTACACTCCGTACACaataaaaaacaacaaaaattaagCAAATTCAGAAATCGTGATTGGAATGAATGACGAATACTTCGCATTAAATTTTACCTGAAACGAAATCGAATCTGAAGGCCGACACAGATAACATAGGTTAAAGTCGACACAACTGCAAGTCTACAATGAGATTGTTCAGATGATTTGAGATTTTGTGAATTTGACGACTACTTACATAGAAAAGGTAATTCGTGATTTTATAGATTTCCATTTGCGCccctatattttatttttattttacgttTATACTTTATACGTCTatggattttatattttaaatcagaATTTCCTATTTACTAGTAATAATTAAGGTTtaagttaaataaatataatttgaatttatataatattcattttttgttaGTTCTGCTAACTCTGTTACAACTAGTTGCCTTCTCTGGTAGATGGCGATCGACGACGGTTCGACCGTCGCTAATCGTTGGAGATGATGCCGAAACAGAAATAACCCGTAATAATAGGTTATTTACAGATTATTAGACTTCATTACattaatataacatattaaattgtgtaattatatttttttaaaatttaagacctaattgacttttcaaatAAACTTTCACATTTTTCTAATACATAATTcttaaaaatttcaataatttatttgacTATGGGGAAGAGTATTGGGCCATTGGGCTAATGGCAAAATTGCAATAAAGTAAATAAGGAGTCCTTTTTTCCGAAGGTTAAGACTCTTCTAGCCTTCTCCTACTCGACCTCATATTCCCCTCCCCAAAGCCCAAACCCTCGCCCTATATATATCGCCTTCCCGTATCCTTAGTATCAATCGTCTACGCTCTCTCCTCCGCCGGATCACATCAAGCAAACCCCTTAGAGCTCGACACTTGAAATCATGTTGGTTTATCAGGATTTGCTCACAggtaattatattcatataatcTGAATTTGTGTTTAGTCTGGTATTTGCCTCTTAAAGGTTATGAGTGTTGGGGATTTTGTTTAGTTTACTGCTAGATCTTTTGTTGATTTCGTCTGTACTTTGTTTTTGCTGGGTTTTAtgtaaatatttgaattttagATCTCTTGATTGTGCTTGTTTTAGTTATTTGTTGCTGATTTATGATATGCATATATGGTCGGTGAAGTTTAAATCTTGTTTGGATTAGCTATTTGTTACTTATCTATCATGTATGGGTCGGATAAAAATCGAGTCTTTTTGCTGATAATTAGCTCTGTGTTAATGTTTTCGGTAAAATCAATGATTTCTTTCTCAGTTTGCAGCTCCAAATTCttgatatattaatttttgttgtgcTTTGAGACATATGGGGGGCTAATTTGAAGAGTTTACATCGTTTGATTTTGGGGTGGCATGTGTGAGCAGATTCAGAAAGATAGTGTCTATTTGCAAATTGCATAAAGATCTTTTTAGTTCTTAGATTTTTGGTTGAATGGTTTGCTTTGATGTTGTGCTAGGTGACGAGCTTCTCTCGGACTCCTTTCCCTACAAGGAACTTGAGAATGGCGTACTCTGGGAAGTTGAAGGAAAGGTTAGTTGTCATCTGTTGTTATGCTATTATTATGAAGTTGTTTATTTACATGCTAGGATTATTGACAGAGACCCCTATTATTCTCCAAATTGCAGTGGGTTGTTCAGGGTGCTATTGATGTAGATATTGGTGCAAACCCGTCTGCAGAAGGATGTGAAGACGATGAGGGTGTTGATGACCAAGCTGTCAAAGTGGTTGACATTGTTGACACTTTCAGACTCCAGGTATAGGATTTGCCAAATTGAAGCAtttgctccatctcaactaaaagcaaTTTATGTAGATAGttgaattacacatttatgtttatatatattatatatgctcaacatgccATATCACTTGTTTTGTCATGGTTATCCTagtattttagttttattatttactcTGAATGCCCGTCGTTCTAGGAACAACCTCCTTTTGATAAGAAGCAATTCGTTGCATTCATCAAAAAGTACATCAAGTTGTTGACACCCAAGTTAGATGCTGAGAAGCAGGAGGTCTTTAAGAAGAACATCGAGGGAGCTACAAAGTTCCTTCTCTCAAAGCTCAGTGACCTCCAATTGTAAGCTCTGTCATGGCATTGCTATCTTGCGTTATATCCATGGAAGCGTTTTAGTTTGTTGTGCTAATGGGTGTGGTTGTCTTTGCAGTTTCGTGGGGGAGAGCATGGCTGATGAAGGCACCCTGGTTTTTGCTTACTACAAGGATGGCGCCACCGACCCAACATTCTTATACTTCGCCCATGGTCTCAAGGAGGTCAAGTGCTAGAAGATCAAACTATGGGTGCCTCAATGAGCTTTGGTGGTGTTTTTTGTAGTTGTATTACTTAAAATACTTAGTTTCGGTTTTCGTGCATTGCTACTCTCTCAAGTGATTTGCCAATTGTGTTGTTACTGGATTTTATACTTACAAAGAATGTTTATTTGTGGCTTAAATGGTGATGATCTGCTTTGCTTATATTTTTGCCCATGGTCTAAAGGTACTTATTGCTCTTAGAAAAAAATGTTGGATTGTGATAGTGGGTGGTGAGTTATTGTGGGACTCTTTTGGAATAAGGCATATCCTAAGGCATCTTTGAAGTTTGAAATGAATGGTGGAAAGAGCCATCTTTTTAGCTGGCACTCCACTGTCCACTGTACAGGCAGTGCCACTTGACTTTGGATGGGATTGCAGTGTGCAAGGTGCATACTAATCTAGCAACTTAATTAGAGTAAGATACTATATGAACTCACATTCTAAAGTATGTGACTGTGAGTGTGTTTAGACTAATTTGTCTACCTAAACTCACATTATCAACTTTAATAAGGATTCTTATATTTACTACTTACAATAAATATCAAGGCTAATCCTATTTGTGTCAAGAGGGACATCATCTTATTTGTGTTGGGTGAATTTTAATGGTGACAAAACACTCCTATTTCATTCACACCCATGAATATTCGTAACCATCTatctaattttaaataatactaTGCTGCCAAGCACAAATTGTAGGCCTAGCTTTTTGAATTGCCTTGGGCTTCTTCTCGACCATATCACAGAACAATTTGCATAGTGAGTGCAGTAGTCACTGGCACAGCCCAAAACATTCCGGCTGAAAACTAACAAAGTTATCATGTTTTGCCAATTCACGATGGCATTCAATAGTTATATAGTGATGTGAGCTTTGATAAATGTCGCAATTTATTAATTGTGTGTGAAAATTATAACTTTTTCACAAAAATAAGTCACGTGACAAGACGTGAATTTTGATAATTGTCACAAATCATTAGCTACATGTGAAAATTCTCAATCTCATTACAAATCAAAACATATAATTTGTTATAGGATTTAACTAGGTAACATTACATTCGTAATGATTGATGTAAACTAGATCTAGTGATGTGAGTTCTGATAATCGTCACAATTCATTAGTTAAGCGTGAAAATTCTCATGTGATCACAAGGTAAAACATATCATTTGTATAAGATTTAGACAACTAATGCTAATCGATCTAAAACAGATCAAATGAAGCATTTGTACCTTTTGAAAGCTCCATATCTATTTCATTAGGGGTTAATTCAAGAAAGCATTAGTTAGGGTTCATtatatcgcaaattatattgcaAATTACGGTTTACTATGCACATTGCGAATCTTGGTccaaattatgtacatgtactagggcaaaaaaatatatataattgagtaTGTTGTGAATAGTTTGaatactaatatataaatattttatgttgtgattactaatatataaatatttttgaagaatccAGAGATGCATTTCACAATTTATCTCTTTTACTAAGGCTATATGACAAAAACATATACAAACCCATAGAGTTTAATTTGGTGCAATCTTTAAAAATGTGACACTAATTTATGATGCATCATATTACAAAGGGCCAAATTAAAGCAAGTACAAAATGGTATATTCATCTTTTGTGGTGAGGAATCTTCAACGCC includes:
- the LOC116002407 gene encoding chaperone protein dnaJ 49, with the protein product MESNKDEALRCVDIAKEAIASGKKEKALKFIKIARRLNQNLSVDDLLAACENIDSSGPGPSRNEKDVRDVEDKRDKDKLDEASNGSRNYTDENVQLIRHIKSKKDYYAVLGVEKSCSVEEIRKAYRKLSLKVHPDKNKAPGSEEAFKKVSKAFKCLSDDESRKQYDLTGLVDQFEYNEQHNVRRRRRRTGNDFFDEEFDPDEIFRAFFGQTDMFRTTQAYRARAHGGAGAHQREDLGASGPSFILILQMLPFLLIVLLAYLPFSEPEYSLQKGYSYQFKKMTEKHGVEYFVKSAEFDQDYPLGSPGRDKIEEHVIRDYKNVLGRYCHIELQRRQWNRNYPTPHCDRLQNFAVA
- the LOC116001507 gene encoding translationally-controlled tumor protein homolog; amino-acid sequence: MLVYQDLLTGDELLSDSFPYKELENGVLWEVEGKWVVQGAIDVDIGANPSAEGCEDDEGVDDQAVKVVDIVDTFRLQEQPPFDKKQFVAFIKKYIKLLTPKLDAEKQEVFKKNIEGATKFLLSKLSDLQFFVGESMADEGTLVFAYYKDGATDPTFLYFAHGLKEVKC